One Candidatus Limnocylindrales bacterium genomic region harbors:
- a CDS encoding ATP-binding protein, with protein sequence MRGRHAECAYLLDRAIKNPASTEEFARATLDAIRLALRPAYAALICRSGHTIFHSGDNALAADLDAAAEALGRAPRSLLVRSSTIRRSDAAASGVASLERVMTAAALELVLPITDGGEVLGVVAIGPRPDRSPYTADDLEFCDRVGARLALVAAREALACEVATLRAAAAGTERLASVGRMAAGLAHEIRNPLVSIRTFTQLLPERHADEEFRNGFLDLTLAEIDRICTLVGEILSYARPADSSSQESDASATDIAETVNRTCQLLRSHARSAGVALDFASEELPERAAIDEDKLRQVVINLVVNGIQACGGRGRVRVSASNRLGATCALDRIVVEVHDDGAGMPAEVASKIFEPFFTTRREGTGLGLALVKTILDEAGATIAVETAPARGTTFRVELLPERLAALNTRRQVETQMPSQDVREDAREIARLEDETPYEARMETVA encoded by the coding sequence GTGCGCGGGCGTCATGCCGAATGCGCGTATCTGTTGGACCGCGCGATCAAGAATCCTGCGTCCACCGAGGAATTTGCTCGCGCCACTCTCGACGCGATCCGCCTTGCCCTGCGGCCCGCCTACGCAGCCCTGATCTGCCGCAGTGGCCATACGATCTTTCACAGCGGCGACAACGCGTTAGCCGCCGATCTTGATGCGGCGGCCGAAGCCCTTGGCCGCGCACCGCGCTCGCTTCTGGTGCGGTCGTCGACAATCCGCCGCAGCGACGCCGCGGCGTCCGGCGTCGCGTCCCTCGAGCGTGTGATGACAGCCGCAGCGCTCGAGCTTGTGCTGCCGATCACCGACGGCGGCGAAGTCCTCGGCGTGGTCGCGATCGGCCCTCGCCCGGATCGTTCTCCTTATACCGCCGACGACCTCGAGTTTTGCGATCGCGTCGGCGCACGCCTCGCGCTGGTCGCGGCGCGCGAAGCGCTGGCGTGCGAGGTCGCAACGCTGAGAGCGGCCGCAGCCGGCACCGAGCGCCTCGCATCCGTCGGACGCATGGCGGCCGGTCTTGCGCACGAGATCCGCAACCCGCTGGTCTCCATCCGCACGTTCACGCAGCTCCTTCCGGAACGTCATGCAGACGAAGAATTTCGCAACGGTTTTCTCGACCTCACGCTGGCCGAGATCGACCGCATCTGCACACTCGTCGGCGAGATCCTGAGCTACGCTCGGCCGGCCGACTCTTCGAGCCAGGAATCGGACGCGTCGGCGACGGACATCGCCGAGACCGTCAATCGCACGTGCCAGCTTCTGCGCAGCCATGCGCGCAGCGCCGGCGTCGCGCTCGACTTCGCAAGCGAGGAGCTTCCGGAGCGCGCGGCGATCGACGAGGACAAGCTTCGGCAGGTGGTCATCAACCTTGTCGTCAACGGCATCCAGGCGTGCGGCGGCCGCGGACGCGTACGCGTGTCGGCGTCGAACCGGCTCGGGGCCACGTGCGCGCTCGACCGCATCGTCGTCGAAGTGCACGACGACGGCGCCGGCATGCCGGCCGAGGTCGCGTCGAAAATCTTCGAGCCTTTCTTTACGACTCGCCGCGAAGGTACCGGTCTCGGGCTCGCCCTCGTCAAGACGATTCTCGACGAAGCCGGCGCAACGATCGCGGTGGAAACGGCTCCCGCGCGCGGAACGACGTTCCGCGTGGAGCTGCTGCCGGAGCGCCTTGCAGCGCTCAACACGCGACGCCAGGTCGAGACGCAGATGCCAAGCCAGGATGTTCGCGAAGACGCGCGAGAGATCGCCCGGCTCGAGGACGAGACGCCGTACGAGGCGCGCATGGAGACGGTTGCGTAG
- a CDS encoding sigma-54 dependent transcriptional regulator — MSAKPVVLIVDDEAGVRESLRMVLKDSAEPVTVSSGEAALEWLATNHCDLIFLDVLMQGIDGLETLERIRAKNTRVAVVMLTATKTIKTAVTAMKLGAFDYLTKPFDIDELRLVAQRACEHSQLKHEVEELREAVGQRYRIENIVGESPEMQAVFRTIKAVAATKSTVLVIGESGTGKELIARSIHYQSPRAGKPLITLNCAAIPDNLLESELFGHERGSFTDAVDKKIGRFEAADGGTIFLDEIGEMSPGLQAKLLRVLEEGEIQRVGAAKPQHVDVRVVAATNRNLVDAIGEGRFRKDLYYRLNVVSVELPPLRARRGDLPHLIRHMIERKSQELGTRTRELAPALVDRLLAHHWPGNVRELENVIERLLVLSGGAPVIGLDQLPGDLDSGVGESGEDARQAVLRGTKSLADAVDEFERDIIGEALQQTYFNQTRAAELLGTTRRILKYRMDKLGLDCPDMAR; from the coding sequence ATGAGCGCCAAACCTGTCGTCCTGATCGTCGATGATGAAGCCGGAGTGCGCGAATCGCTGCGCATGGTTCTCAAAGACAGCGCCGAGCCGGTGACCGTGTCCTCCGGCGAAGCCGCGCTCGAATGGCTCGCGACCAACCACTGCGACCTGATCTTCCTCGACGTGCTGATGCAGGGGATCGACGGGCTCGAGACGCTCGAGCGAATCCGCGCGAAGAACACACGCGTCGCCGTCGTGATGCTGACGGCCACCAAGACCATCAAGACTGCAGTCACGGCCATGAAGCTCGGCGCGTTCGACTACCTGACCAAGCCGTTCGACATCGACGAGCTGCGCCTGGTCGCGCAGCGTGCGTGCGAGCACTCGCAGCTCAAGCACGAGGTGGAGGAGCTGCGCGAAGCGGTCGGCCAGCGCTACCGAATCGAGAACATCGTCGGCGAGTCGCCGGAGATGCAGGCGGTGTTCCGCACGATCAAGGCCGTTGCCGCCACCAAGTCGACCGTGCTCGTGATCGGCGAGTCCGGGACCGGAAAGGAGCTGATCGCACGCTCGATCCACTACCAGAGCCCGCGCGCCGGCAAGCCGCTCATTACGCTCAACTGCGCGGCGATCCCGGACAACCTGCTCGAGAGCGAGCTGTTCGGCCATGAGCGCGGCTCGTTCACCGACGCCGTCGACAAGAAGATCGGTCGCTTCGAAGCGGCCGACGGCGGCACGATTTTCCTCGACGAGATCGGCGAGATGAGCCCGGGCCTTCAGGCCAAGCTCCTGCGCGTGCTCGAGGAAGGCGAGATCCAGCGCGTCGGCGCGGCCAAGCCGCAGCACGTGGACGTGCGCGTGGTCGCAGCGACCAACCGCAACCTCGTCGATGCGATCGGCGAAGGCCGCTTCCGCAAGGACCTCTACTACCGGCTGAACGTCGTCTCGGTGGAGCTTCCGCCTCTGCGGGCACGCCGCGGCGATCTTCCGCACCTGATCCGGCACATGATCGAGCGCAAGAGCCAGGAGCTCGGCACCAGGACGCGCGAGCTGGCGCCGGCGCTCGTCGACCGCCTGCTCGCACACCACTGGCCCGGCAATGTGCGCGAGCTCGAGAACGTGATCGAGCGGTTGCTCGTGCTGAGCGGCGGCGCACCGGTGATCGGTCTCGACCAGCTTCCGGGTGATCTCGACAGCGGCGTTGGCGAGAGCGGCGAAGACGCGCGCCAGGCCGTTCTGCGCGGCACCAAGTCCCTCGCGGACGCCGTCGACGAGTTCGAGCGCGACATCATCGGCGAGGCGCTCCAGCAGACGTATTTCAACCAGACGCGGGCGGCGGAGCTGCTCGGAACGACCCGTCGGATCCTCAAGTATCGCATGGACAAACTCGGTCTCGACTGTCCGGACATGGCTCGTTGA
- the cofG gene encoding 7,8-didemethyl-8-hydroxy-5-deazariboflavin synthase CofG, which produces MANPADIALEKAARLEPLDDDDAYALLQIPASDLPSLCEIAGASRDSMHGRTLTYSPKVFLPVTNLCRDRCSYCTFRRDPEGAGEWTMTPDEIRDWSRRGHELGCIEALMCLGDKPEIAFRGFRDFLETHGVGSTAEYVELACSVSLAEGLLPHTNAGLLSKAEMERLRPLNVSMGLMLENISPRLRDRGMPHHHAPDKEPVRRLRMIREAGQLAIPFTSGILVGIGETEAERVASLLALRRVHGELGHIQEIIVQNFRAKECTGMAGAPELTEDEMVRTVALARIILGPQMNLQAPPNLSPDNLVHLIRAGINDWGGISPLTKDYVNPEAAWPAVTALRALCNENGFTLEPRLPVYDEYLTEDWMAPEMLAAAEGVRSRRGFARIEGAAS; this is translated from the coding sequence ATGGCCAATCCGGCGGACATTGCACTCGAAAAAGCAGCCCGTCTCGAGCCGCTCGACGATGACGACGCCTATGCGCTGCTGCAGATTCCCGCCTCCGATCTTCCGAGCCTTTGCGAAATCGCCGGTGCATCGCGCGACTCGATGCACGGCCGCACGCTGACCTACTCTCCCAAGGTTTTTCTCCCGGTCACCAACCTCTGCCGCGACCGCTGCTCGTACTGCACGTTCCGCCGCGACCCCGAGGGCGCCGGCGAATGGACGATGACGCCCGACGAGATCCGCGACTGGTCGCGGCGCGGGCACGAGCTCGGATGCATCGAGGCGCTGATGTGTCTCGGCGACAAGCCGGAGATCGCGTTTCGCGGCTTTCGCGACTTCCTCGAAACTCACGGAGTCGGCTCGACGGCCGAGTACGTCGAGCTCGCGTGCTCGGTCTCGCTTGCCGAAGGCCTTCTTCCGCACACCAACGCCGGGCTGCTTTCCAAAGCGGAGATGGAGCGGCTGCGTCCGCTCAACGTGAGCATGGGGCTGATGCTCGAAAACATCAGCCCGCGCCTTCGTGACCGCGGCATGCCGCATCACCATGCGCCCGACAAGGAGCCCGTGCGGCGTCTTCGCATGATCCGCGAAGCCGGACAGCTCGCGATTCCGTTCACGTCCGGCATCCTCGTCGGCATCGGCGAAACGGAAGCCGAGCGCGTGGCGAGCCTGCTCGCGCTGCGGCGCGTGCACGGCGAGCTCGGCCACATCCAGGAGATCATCGTGCAGAATTTCCGTGCAAAGGAATGCACGGGCATGGCCGGCGCTCCGGAGCTGACCGAAGACGAAATGGTTCGCACCGTCGCGCTGGCGCGCATCATTCTCGGTCCGCAGATGAACCTTCAGGCGCCGCCGAACCTGAGCCCCGACAACCTCGTGCACCTGATCCGCGCGGGCATCAACGACTGGGGCGGGATCTCGCCGCTGACCAAGGACTACGTCAATCCCGAGGCCGCATGGCCCGCGGTCACAGCGCTTCGCGCGCTGTGCAACGAGAACGGATTTACGCTCGAGCCGCGCCTTCCGGTCTACGACGAGTACCTGACCGAAGACTGGATGGCGCCCGAGATGCTCGCAGCTGCCGAAGGCGTGCGCTCGCGCCGCGGGTTCGCGCGCATCGAAGGAGCCGCTTCATGA
- the cofH gene encoding 5-amino-6-(D-ribitylamino)uracil--L-tyrosine 4-hydroxyphenyl transferase CofH, with protein sequence MSYQTEAHPDRVEFLIDDERSLDARLSSIDPYTAGILSRAVAGTRPSVDEGAHLFGLRGNDLAALVAAADHVRREDVGDVVTYVVNRNVNWTNICFVGCKFCAFAHLKTSPLAYDDSIESVIARIRDGVERGATEVCMQGGINPEMPSDGYFKILRAVREAFPSLHIHAYSPMEIFYGARRSQMDYRSYISELMASGLNTIPGTAAEILDDEVREILSHKKLDTATWVEIIRTAHSLGVPTTSTIMYGHLETPMHLARHVDLLRHIQADTGGFTEFVPLRFIWQETRLYEEGLVSPIPQGQLDLAVYATSRLMLRGLIDNLQTSWVKLGHELSTLSLAAGCNDLGGTLMEESISREAGADAGEFTSVEELEAMIRRMGRTPRQRNTTYGDAVPLVGGDSHAPGTASDAGAHITAPRAAAAVAAAH encoded by the coding sequence ATGAGCTACCAGACCGAAGCGCATCCGGACCGCGTCGAGTTCCTCATCGACGACGAGCGATCGCTCGACGCGCGCCTTTCCAGCATCGACCCGTACACAGCCGGCATCCTTTCACGGGCCGTTGCCGGCACGCGGCCGAGCGTCGACGAAGGCGCGCATCTTTTCGGCCTGCGCGGCAACGACCTTGCGGCGCTGGTTGCGGCAGCCGATCACGTGCGCCGCGAGGATGTCGGCGACGTCGTCACGTACGTCGTCAACCGCAACGTCAACTGGACCAACATCTGCTTTGTCGGATGCAAGTTCTGCGCGTTCGCCCATCTGAAGACGAGCCCCCTCGCCTACGACGATTCGATCGAGAGCGTGATTGCGCGCATCCGCGACGGCGTCGAGCGCGGCGCCACCGAAGTCTGCATGCAGGGTGGCATCAATCCCGAGATGCCGAGCGACGGCTACTTCAAGATCCTGCGCGCGGTGCGCGAGGCGTTTCCTTCGCTTCACATCCACGCGTACTCGCCGATGGAAATCTTCTACGGCGCACGCCGGTCGCAGATGGATTACCGCTCGTACATCAGCGAGCTCATGGCTTCGGGCCTGAACACGATCCCCGGCACGGCCGCGGAGATCCTCGACGACGAGGTGCGCGAGATCCTCAGCCACAAGAAGCTCGACACCGCGACGTGGGTGGAGATCATCCGCACCGCGCACTCGCTCGGCGTGCCGACGACGTCGACGATCATGTACGGGCATCTCGAGACGCCGATGCATCTGGCACGCCACGTCGACCTTCTCCGCCACATCCAGGCCGACACCGGCGGCTTCACCGAGTTCGTGCCGCTGCGTTTCATCTGGCAGGAGACGCGCCTTTACGAAGAGGGCCTGGTCTCGCCGATCCCGCAGGGCCAGCTCGATCTGGCCGTTTATGCGACGAGCCGACTCATGCTGCGCGGCCTCATCGACAACCTGCAGACGTCGTGGGTCAAGCTCGGGCACGAGCTGTCGACGCTGTCGCTTGCGGCCGGGTGCAACGATCTCGGCGGCACACTGATGGAGGAAAGCATCTCGCGCGAGGCCGGCGCCGATGCCGGAGAGTTCACGTCCGTCGAAGAGCTCGAAGCCATGATCCGGCGCATGGGACGCACGCCGCGCCAGCGCAACACGACGTACGGAGACGCGGTCCCTCTCGTCGGCGGCGATTCTCACGCTCCAGGCACGGCTTCGGATGCCGGCGCGCATATTACGGCGCCCCGCGCCGCAGCAGCTGTTGCCGCGGCCCACTGA
- the cofD gene encoding 2-phospho-L-lactate transferase, whose product MITLIAGGVGAARLLRGLVRVVPAKDLTVIVNTADDDVFYGLHVSPDIDTILYTLAGIAPIERGWGIEDDSFSVRAELDTLCGAGWFALGDRDLATHIQRTRRLSEGATLSDVTRELSAARGIRVRVLPMSDDPVRTIVTTTTGDLAFQEYLVRRRARPRVVRVRYRGARTARPARGVLDAISRSRIVILAPSNPFVSLGPILAVPGVRKALARVRDRVVAVSPLIGGRAVKGPLAAMLRSMGRRTDNSAIASIYKDVASRLIVAPGDAPARGLPQGVAVAEHDILLVDPERAETLARFLLSGFFGSGRKRSNTK is encoded by the coding sequence GTGATCACGCTGATTGCCGGAGGTGTCGGTGCGGCCAGGCTTCTTCGCGGGCTGGTTCGCGTGGTGCCGGCCAAAGACCTGACCGTCATCGTCAACACCGCGGACGACGATGTGTTCTACGGGCTGCACGTCTCGCCCGACATCGACACGATCCTGTACACGCTTGCCGGCATCGCTCCGATCGAACGCGGCTGGGGAATCGAGGACGATTCGTTCTCGGTTCGCGCCGAGCTCGACACGCTTTGCGGAGCCGGCTGGTTCGCGCTCGGCGACCGCGACCTTGCAACCCACATCCAGCGAACGCGCCGCCTGAGCGAAGGCGCGACGCTGAGCGACGTGACGCGCGAGCTGTCGGCCGCACGCGGAATCCGCGTACGCGTGCTGCCGATGAGCGACGATCCGGTGCGGACCATCGTTACGACCACGACTGGCGATCTTGCGTTCCAGGAGTATCTGGTGCGCCGCCGCGCGCGGCCACGCGTCGTCCGGGTGCGTTATCGCGGTGCGCGAACAGCAAGGCCTGCGCGCGGCGTGCTCGACGCAATTTCGCGCTCGCGCATCGTGATCCTCGCGCCGAGCAATCCGTTCGTGAGCCTCGGGCCGATCCTCGCGGTTCCCGGCGTGCGCAAAGCTCTGGCCCGAGTACGCGATCGCGTCGTTGCCGTGAGCCCGCTGATCGGCGGCCGCGCAGTCAAAGGGCCGCTTGCCGCAATGTTGCGGTCAATGGGACGACGCACGGACAATTCGGCCATCGCGTCGATCTACAAGGATGTCGCCTCGCGGCTCATCGTGGCGCCGGGCGACGCGCCCGCTCGCGGGCTTCCGCAAGGTGTAGCCGTGGCCGAGCATGATATTCTGCTCGTCGATCCCGAACGGGCCGAAACGCTTGCGCGCTTCCTCCTCTCGGGCTTTTTCGGTTCGGGCAGGAAACGGAGCAACACGAAGTGA
- the cofE gene encoding coenzyme F420-0:L-glutamate ligase: MSAVSIFPLTGIPAIGPGDDLARLVGDAIMRSVQLRAGDIVVVCQKVVSKAEGRIVRLEDVVPGEKARGFAKKYEKDPAMIELALQEAREVLRMNDGHLITATAKGFIAANSGIDRSNQATGSEATLLPVDSDASAARLRQQLGERFGVEVAVVVTDTFGRPWRLGQLDFAIGAAGMKVLDDYIGRPDWTGRTLEHTVIAVADQVAAAAGMVMSKAGGIPAALVRGFSWESGNENAGNLVRPRAQDLFR; the protein is encoded by the coding sequence GTGAGCGCTGTATCGATTTTTCCGCTGACCGGCATTCCGGCGATCGGGCCCGGCGACGATCTCGCCCGTCTCGTCGGCGACGCGATCATGCGCAGCGTTCAGCTTCGTGCCGGCGACATCGTCGTCGTCTGCCAGAAAGTCGTCTCCAAGGCCGAGGGGCGCATCGTGCGGCTCGAAGACGTGGTGCCCGGCGAGAAAGCGCGCGGCTTCGCGAAGAAGTACGAGAAAGATCCGGCCATGATCGAGCTCGCGCTGCAGGAAGCCAGAGAAGTGCTGCGCATGAACGACGGGCATCTGATCACCGCCACTGCCAAGGGATTCATCGCCGCCAACTCCGGAATCGACCGGTCGAACCAGGCGACCGGAAGCGAGGCCACGCTCCTCCCGGTCGACTCGGATGCTTCGGCCGCGCGACTGCGGCAGCAGCTCGGCGAGCGTTTCGGCGTCGAAGTCGCGGTCGTCGTCACCGATACGTTCGGACGGCCGTGGCGGCTCGGTCAACTCGACTTCGCGATCGGCGCAGCCGGCATGAAGGTGCTCGACGACTACATCGGACGCCCCGACTGGACGGGCCGGACACTGGAGCACACGGTGATTGCGGTTGCCGATCAGGTGGCGGCCGCCGCCGGGATGGTTATGAGCAAGGCCGGCGGCATTCCGGCAGCGCTCGTCCGGGGATTTTCCTGGGAGAGCGGCAACGAGAATGCCGGAAACCTCGTGCGGCCGCGGGCCCAGGATCTGTTTCGCTGA
- a CDS encoding metallophosphoesterase: MNKNPFRKLQRLFWRYFFRLVVFTGAIAEWVCMAWVLIMILRLHVPWPIHVLGPVGLHMLNRRILGSRPGPAGARSSPFVRAYVGVVFTSLFGLVVLLANGAVWALIAAALGIASSLGSPVAAADVAGAAGMTGSVALVVVSSLIAWGYGPGQRRVHVLELDVVMPGLAPEFDGYQIAQLSDIHLGGYMTVDALASHVERTNSLSPDLTVVTGDITDGLDHVMETFPVLGGLRARDGVVAILGNHDVYTGADDVTAALRRLTPFRVLRDESIVIERGGHRLNVLGLNDAGLDWTRGVREHPALPRLAERVPAGEPVVLLSHRPDLFGQAAALGIGLVLSGHTHGGQLALPWPSSRPSSLAHFISDFPRGTYQLGNSTLHVNLGLGVTGQPVRVFSPREITLITLRSPAAAAEA, from the coding sequence ATGAACAAAAACCCCTTCAGGAAACTCCAGCGCCTTTTCTGGCGGTACTTCTTTCGACTCGTCGTCTTCACCGGCGCGATTGCAGAATGGGTCTGCATGGCGTGGGTGCTCATCATGATTCTGCGGCTGCACGTTCCGTGGCCGATTCATGTGCTCGGCCCGGTCGGGCTGCACATGCTCAACCGCCGGATACTCGGATCGCGGCCGGGGCCGGCCGGTGCGCGCAGCAGTCCGTTCGTGCGCGCGTACGTCGGTGTCGTGTTCACGTCGCTATTCGGGCTCGTGGTGCTGCTTGCCAACGGCGCGGTGTGGGCACTGATCGCGGCGGCGCTGGGCATTGCTTCGAGCCTCGGCTCGCCCGTTGCCGCCGCCGACGTCGCCGGCGCGGCGGGAATGACGGGATCGGTCGCGCTCGTGGTCGTCTCTTCGCTGATCGCGTGGGGGTACGGGCCGGGTCAGCGCCGCGTCCACGTGCTCGAGCTCGACGTCGTCATGCCGGGCCTCGCTCCGGAGTTCGACGGCTATCAGATCGCACAGCTGAGCGACATCCATCTCGGCGGCTACATGACGGTCGATGCGCTCGCGAGCCACGTCGAGCGCACCAATTCGCTGTCTCCGGATCTTACCGTCGTAACCGGTGACATCACCGACGGCCTCGACCACGTGATGGAGACATTCCCGGTGCTCGGCGGCCTGCGCGCGCGCGACGGCGTGGTTGCGATCCTCGGCAATCACGACGTCTACACGGGCGCCGACGACGTAACGGCCGCGCTTCGGCGCCTGACGCCGTTCCGTGTGCTGCGAGACGAAAGCATCGTCATCGAGCGCGGCGGCCATCGGCTGAACGTACTCGGTCTCAACGATGCCGGGCTCGACTGGACGCGCGGAGTTCGCGAGCACCCGGCTCTGCCGCGGCTCGCCGAGCGTGTTCCTGCCGGCGAGCCGGTTGTGCTGCTCTCTCATCGGCCCGACCTGTTCGGACAGGCCGCCGCATTGGGAATCGGCCTCGTCCTGTCCGGTCACACCCATGGAGGGCAGCTTGCGCTGCCGTGGCCTTCGTCACGCCCGTCCTCGCTCGCGCATTTCATCAGCGACTTTCCGCGCGGCACTTACCAGCTCGGAAACTCGACGCTGCATGTGAACCTCGGCCTCGGGGTGACCGGCCAGCCGGTTCGGGTATTCTCTCCTCGCGAGATCACGCTGATCACGCTGCGCAGTCCGGCTGCGGCCGCAGAAGCCTGA